The proteins below come from a single Gimesia alba genomic window:
- a CDS encoding helix-turn-helix domain-containing protein has protein sequence MKFFVVSEVAEMLRISESLVYSLIESGKLRCHRFGNGRGKITISLDDLELYLSSCRSCEKKKRESPAPVRLKHLDLS, from the coding sequence ATGAAGTTTTTTGTTGTATCTGAAGTTGCTGAGATGCTTCGCATTTCAGAGAGCCTTGTCTATTCTTTAATAGAGAGCGGAAAGCTGCGATGCCACCGTTTTGGGAATGGTCGAGGTAAAATTACGATTTCGCTTGATGACCTTGAGCTTTACCTTTCCTCTTGCCGGTCTTGCGAGAAGAAGAAACGGGAATCCCCTGCCCCTGTGCGATTAAAACATCTGGATTTATCCTAG
- a CDS encoding tyrosine-type recombinase/integrase has protein sequence MARPNKLWYWKAQKTYCVTIDGKRHRLGKDKKAAQDEFYRLMLQSAPALSDSIAVILDDFLTWTLENREERTYKGYKDYCQSFVKEYPRLRVGELMPTHVTKWLANKKTWNGTTKRNAITAIQRGLNWAVKNRGLVSNPIKGMEKPEAKPRLQIISLDEFKEILKNTPDRNFRNLLRFCWECGCRPQEAKNLEAKHIEFEKHRFIYETKDSKGKKSARVVYLTEKAEVILRRILNPEGKLFLNTLGNPWTGYAVKCRFARLEEKIGKRYTQYAFRHTWVTRKLKGGVDSHIVATLAGHKDTNMIHKVYSAVSDDHEFLTEQARINPDVLIAQGQGIPVSSSRKTGKRKGKAQGHQAKS, from the coding sequence ATGGCAAGACCGAACAAACTCTGGTACTGGAAAGCTCAGAAAACCTACTGTGTAACTATCGATGGAAAACGGCATCGACTGGGGAAAGATAAAAAAGCCGCTCAAGATGAGTTCTACAGACTCATGCTTCAAAGCGCGCCCGCTCTCTCTGATTCTATCGCTGTGATCCTGGACGATTTCCTGACATGGACTTTAGAGAACAGAGAAGAACGGACTTACAAAGGGTATAAGGATTACTGCCAGTCTTTTGTGAAGGAATATCCGCGGCTCAGAGTGGGAGAATTGATGCCAACACACGTCACCAAATGGCTTGCCAATAAGAAGACTTGGAACGGCACTACCAAACGGAATGCAATCACTGCCATTCAACGTGGACTGAACTGGGCAGTGAAGAATAGAGGATTGGTTAGCAATCCAATTAAGGGGATGGAGAAACCAGAAGCTAAACCAAGATTACAAATCATCTCTCTGGACGAGTTCAAAGAAATTCTCAAAAATACGCCGGACCGAAATTTCAGAAATCTTCTGCGTTTTTGCTGGGAATGTGGTTGCCGTCCTCAGGAAGCAAAAAATCTGGAAGCAAAACATATTGAGTTTGAAAAGCACCGATTCATTTATGAAACCAAAGACAGCAAGGGTAAGAAATCGGCTAGAGTTGTTTATCTGACTGAAAAGGCAGAAGTGATACTTCGTAGAATTCTCAATCCAGAAGGAAAACTCTTTCTTAATACCTTGGGCAATCCCTGGACGGGATATGCTGTGAAGTGCCGTTTTGCCAGACTGGAAGAAAAAATCGGAAAACGATACACCCAGTATGCTTTCCGACATACATGGGTCACGAGGAAATTAAAGGGAGGAGTTGATAGTCACATCGTTGCAACTTTGGCAGGTCACAAGGACACAAACATGATTCATAAGGTTTACTCAGCCGTTTCTGACGATCACGAATTTCTCACAGAACAAGCTAGGATAAATCCAGATGTTTTAATCGCACAGGGGCAGGGGATTCCCGTTTCTTCTTCTCGCAAGACCGGCAAGAGGAAAGGTAAAGCTCAAGGTCATCAAGCGAAATCGTAA
- a CDS encoding PVC-type heme-binding CxxCH protein has translation MKHLSFLIADSPLKSAYWLLALCLSLCVTNLASAAPLVYEGTDGPGKGKHIVFLAGDHEYRSEESLPELARILAKHHGFKCTVLFNIDPETGEIVAGNSNIPGMEALDSADLAVVFLRFQNLPKEQMQHLVDYLKRGGPVVGMRTATHAFNMPASAPFSEYSYNSKDKNYEKGFGHQVLGQTWVGHYGTNHKQSTRISIIDDKKQHPILRGVKDIWVQAGGYVGKPTDGEVLTMAQPLNGMKQDSPADETKPPMPSEWTRTYTSPSGKKGRVFTTLYGTPEDLLNDGYRRMLVNACFWALGMEDAIKADANVAFVGPFKPNTFGFATYAHGIKPEAYAGFTSPIPANHNTKRTDSPKKPAPKKKNAKAKKSKKSTASLVTGKPARFVRIELPGNKRILTLAEVEVISGGKNIAKGGKATQSSTMGSGVAAKALDGNKSADWGKGGQTHTANAGTKNPWWEVDLGRAVDVEKVGIWNREGFEGRMEDFTLTLLDVNRKPVFRVTNVAAPFTMEIDVKNKGNLEYLTFAGKPGVPYKSTSKSVGAESHSQATDPTLVDVPANYRDPIPFAFQNGDVVAILGNGLPDRMQHDGWLETLLQSELQGKEVRFRNMSVSGDRVDSYPRSKGAATITEYLRHVKADVVFAFFGYNESFEGVKKADEYQRKLIDFVKKTRGSKANGKSFPRIVLFSPIAHEDTGSKNVPDGKSHNVQLAAYTKATAAAAREAGVAYVDLFHPSLQMFKESSTPLTINGVHLTAEGNKQLAEVISSALFGHQVTASQTMEPLRSAVLDKAYKWNNRYRARDGNDVWGGRSILKFTNDQTNAVVLQHELSMLDVMTNNRDARIWAVAKGQDLKVDDSNVPQPVKVISNVGGGSKSSSAVKEGNLNYISGEEGIKHMAVADGFEVSLFADEKQFPELVNPVQMQFDTKGRLWAAVWPTYPKWEPLKEMNDALLIVHDDNNDGKADRVTEFARIQNPLGFEFWNGGVLVASAPEIVFLKDTDGDDVADVRTVLLQGLDSSDTHHAANNLIYGPDGAIYWQSGVFMVHNHEHPWGPSLQAGESAMYRFDPRRFTISMHAVNSPNPHGISFDYWGYHYATDGTGGRAYQVRPDKAGFKMHELLKKEVRPVTASEVVSSAHFPESMQGDFLICNVIGFLGIKHYDLARDGEKGTVWGEPAGDDLTVMRVNADGSKTEDKSKGLMMSGDKNFRPADAIFAPDGSLYFCDWHNVIIGHMQHNVRDPNRDHQHGRIYRMTAKGRPLQKPVAIDGQPIAKLLDNLKSPIDGIRHRTRVELSERDSADVIAATKEWVKQFDPNKKEDAHHLLEALWLHQQHNDRNLELLGLLLKSPEPHARIAANTVKHLWFNVESTMRGGVIAESEEAATQKSGILSDTPELTTIRIGTVRERMRYDVTKLTVKPGKKVKLTFANPDYMPHNIMLVNPGKADEVGLAAIALGAHGFSVGFIPESKEILWHSKLVDHGQEEVIEFVAPTKEGAYPYICSFPGHHLLMRGTMYVTNDLKEFLEKNPEQVTKVTEWKLADLDKDVKRVGQHRNFMRGKEIFTKLACAQCHKLDKNSVTLGKNLSIGPNLDEVVKKHKHDAKAILAEILEPSRKIEDKYKTVLLLLEDGRSLNGNIVAEDKTSLTLVTGPPQVKEQKILKSAIEFQRSSPVSIMPANLLNTLDKEQILDLLAYVISGGNEKDAAFHHHH, from the coding sequence ATGAAACATCTTTCCTTCCTCATTGCAGACTCCCCCCTGAAATCCGCTTATTGGCTTCTTGCTCTCTGCCTGTCACTCTGCGTGACTAACCTGGCCAGTGCGGCACCGCTGGTTTACGAAGGGACTGATGGTCCTGGTAAGGGGAAGCATATCGTGTTCCTGGCCGGCGATCATGAATACCGGTCTGAAGAATCGCTGCCGGAACTGGCGCGTATTCTGGCGAAGCATCACGGATTCAAGTGTACCGTGCTGTTTAATATCGATCCGGAAACGGGTGAAATTGTAGCGGGCAATTCCAATATTCCCGGCATGGAAGCACTCGATTCGGCGGATCTGGCGGTGGTCTTTCTGCGGTTTCAGAATCTTCCCAAAGAACAGATGCAGCATCTCGTGGATTATCTTAAACGGGGTGGCCCGGTGGTCGGCATGCGAACGGCGACGCACGCCTTCAATATGCCTGCCTCTGCTCCCTTCTCTGAATATTCCTATAACAGTAAAGACAAAAACTACGAGAAGGGTTTTGGACATCAGGTGTTGGGGCAGACCTGGGTGGGGCACTATGGAACCAACCATAAGCAGAGCACACGCATCAGCATTATTGACGATAAAAAGCAGCATCCGATTTTGCGCGGCGTGAAAGATATCTGGGTGCAGGCGGGCGGTTATGTCGGCAAGCCGACCGATGGGGAAGTATTGACGATGGCTCAACCTCTGAACGGCATGAAGCAGGATTCTCCAGCTGACGAAACGAAGCCGCCGATGCCTTCGGAGTGGACGCGCACTTATACCTCTCCTTCCGGAAAGAAGGGCCGCGTGTTTACGACGCTGTATGGAACGCCTGAGGATCTGTTGAACGATGGCTACCGCCGAATGCTGGTCAACGCGTGTTTCTGGGCGCTGGGCATGGAAGACGCGATCAAAGCGGACGCCAACGTGGCCTTCGTCGGGCCGTTCAAGCCCAATACATTTGGTTTTGCCACTTACGCGCACGGGATCAAGCCGGAAGCGTATGCCGGGTTTACAAGTCCGATTCCTGCCAACCACAATACGAAGCGAACCGATTCCCCAAAGAAACCCGCTCCCAAAAAGAAAAACGCGAAGGCAAAAAAGTCCAAGAAATCAACCGCATCGCTCGTGACCGGTAAGCCGGCACGTTTTGTACGCATCGAACTGCCGGGCAATAAACGCATTCTGACGCTGGCGGAAGTTGAAGTGATCAGCGGTGGAAAAAATATCGCAAAGGGAGGCAAGGCGACACAGTCAAGCACGATGGGTTCCGGAGTCGCCGCCAAGGCACTCGATGGTAATAAAAGCGCTGACTGGGGCAAAGGCGGGCAGACACATACCGCCAATGCGGGAACAAAGAATCCCTGGTGGGAAGTCGATCTCGGTCGCGCTGTCGACGTGGAAAAGGTAGGCATCTGGAATCGTGAAGGATTCGAGGGCCGTATGGAAGATTTCACACTGACGCTGCTGGATGTGAATCGCAAACCGGTGTTCCGAGTCACGAATGTGGCCGCTCCCTTTACGATGGAGATCGATGTCAAGAACAAGGGAAATCTGGAATACCTGACCTTCGCTGGAAAACCGGGTGTGCCTTATAAGTCGACTTCGAAGTCGGTCGGTGCGGAGTCACACAGTCAAGCTACGGATCCGACGCTGGTTGACGTGCCGGCCAACTACCGCGATCCGATTCCGTTTGCCTTTCAAAATGGCGATGTCGTTGCCATTCTCGGTAATGGACTGCCTGATCGGATGCAGCATGACGGGTGGCTGGAAACACTGTTGCAGAGTGAACTGCAGGGGAAAGAGGTTCGTTTTCGTAATATGAGCGTGAGCGGCGATCGAGTGGATTCATACCCGCGCAGCAAGGGTGCCGCCACTATTACCGAATATCTGCGGCATGTGAAGGCAGACGTTGTGTTCGCATTCTTCGGCTATAACGAATCATTTGAAGGCGTAAAAAAAGCGGACGAGTATCAGAGAAAACTCATTGATTTTGTCAAAAAGACCCGTGGTTCGAAGGCCAACGGAAAATCGTTCCCGCGGATTGTATTGTTCAGCCCGATCGCACATGAAGACACCGGCAGCAAAAACGTACCTGACGGCAAATCGCACAACGTTCAACTGGCCGCCTACACCAAGGCAACGGCAGCCGCTGCCCGCGAAGCGGGAGTCGCGTATGTGGATCTGTTCCACCCTTCTCTGCAGATGTTCAAAGAGTCGAGTACGCCTCTGACCATCAACGGCGTGCATCTGACGGCAGAAGGGAACAAACAGCTGGCTGAAGTGATTTCATCCGCACTGTTTGGTCATCAGGTCACCGCGTCACAGACGATGGAGCCGCTACGGTCGGCTGTACTGGATAAGGCTTATAAGTGGAATAACCGCTATCGCGCCCGTGATGGGAATGATGTCTGGGGCGGTCGGTCCATTCTGAAATTTACGAACGATCAAACCAACGCCGTTGTGTTGCAGCACGAGCTGTCGATGCTGGATGTGATGACGAACAATCGCGATGCCCGGATCTGGGCGGTCGCCAAAGGACAGGATCTCAAAGTCGACGACAGCAACGTGCCCCAGCCGGTCAAGGTGATCTCGAATGTTGGCGGCGGCAGCAAGAGTTCCAGTGCGGTGAAAGAGGGGAACCTGAACTACATCAGCGGCGAGGAAGGCATCAAACATATGGCGGTCGCTGACGGGTTTGAAGTCAGCCTGTTTGCCGATGAAAAACAGTTTCCCGAACTGGTTAACCCGGTGCAGATGCAGTTCGATACGAAAGGTCGCCTGTGGGCGGCTGTCTGGCCGACGTATCCCAAGTGGGAACCGCTGAAAGAGATGAACGATGCGTTGCTGATCGTGCACGATGATAATAATGATGGCAAAGCGGATCGCGTGACTGAGTTTGCGCGGATTCAGAATCCGCTCGGCTTTGAATTCTGGAATGGTGGCGTACTGGTCGCTTCCGCGCCGGAAATTGTGTTCCTGAAAGATACTGACGGTGATGACGTGGCCGATGTCCGTACCGTGTTGCTGCAAGGCCTGGATTCTTCGGACACCCATCACGCAGCGAACAACTTGATCTATGGCCCTGATGGTGCGATTTACTGGCAGAGCGGCGTGTTCATGGTGCATAACCACGAACATCCCTGGGGCCCTTCACTGCAGGCTGGTGAATCGGCCATGTATCGTTTTGATCCGCGACGGTTCACCATTTCGATGCATGCCGTCAATTCGCCGAACCCGCATGGGATCTCGTTTGACTACTGGGGTTATCACTATGCGACCGATGGAACCGGTGGCCGGGCCTATCAGGTGCGTCCGGATAAGGCCGGGTTCAAAATGCACGAACTGCTCAAGAAAGAAGTGCGGCCTGTGACCGCCAGTGAAGTGGTCAGCAGTGCTCACTTCCCTGAGTCCATGCAAGGCGACTTTTTGATCTGTAACGTGATTGGTTTTCTGGGTATCAAGCACTATGACCTGGCGCGGGATGGTGAGAAAGGTACTGTGTGGGGCGAGCCTGCCGGTGATGATCTGACGGTGATGCGGGTCAATGCGGACGGCTCCAAAACGGAAGACAAGTCAAAGGGTCTGATGATGAGCGGAGACAAGAATTTCCGCCCCGCGGATGCGATTTTTGCTCCCGATGGTTCATTATATTTCTGCGACTGGCACAATGTGATCATCGGCCATATGCAGCACAATGTTCGTGATCCCAATCGTGACCATCAACATGGTCGTATTTACCGAATGACCGCTAAGGGGCGTCCGCTGCAAAAACCGGTTGCCATTGACGGCCAGCCGATTGCTAAATTGCTCGACAATCTGAAATCGCCCATCGATGGCATTCGTCACCGAACGCGCGTCGAATTGAGTGAACGCGATTCCGCTGACGTGATCGCTGCCACAAAAGAATGGGTCAAGCAATTTGATCCGAACAAAAAAGAAGACGCACACCATCTGCTCGAAGCACTCTGGTTGCATCAGCAGCACAATGATCGCAATCTGGAATTACTGGGGCTGCTGTTGAAATCTCCCGAGCCGCACGCGCGGATTGCTGCAAACACGGTGAAGCATTTGTGGTTTAATGTCGAAAGTACCATGCGTGGCGGTGTGATCGCAGAATCGGAAGAAGCAGCGACACAAAAGTCAGGCATTCTCAGTGATACTCCTGAACTCACGACAATTCGCATCGGGACGGTCCGCGAGCGGATGCGATACGACGTGACGAAACTGACTGTGAAGCCGGGTAAGAAGGTGAAACTCACGTTTGCCAACCCGGATTATATGCCTCACAACATTATGCTGGTCAATCCCGGGAAAGCCGATGAAGTGGGTCTGGCGGCGATTGCTTTGGGAGCCCATGGATTCTCAGTCGGATTTATTCCCGAGAGCAAGGAAATTCTCTGGCACAGCAAACTGGTCGACCATGGTCAGGAAGAGGTAATCGAGTTCGTCGCTCCGACAAAAGAGGGGGCCTACCCTTACATCTGCTCGTTCCCCGGACACCACCTGCTGATGCGGGGAACGATGTATGTGACCAACGACCTCAAAGAGTTTCTCGAAAAAAATCCGGAACAGGTTACGAAGGTTACAGAATGGAAACTGGCCGATCTGGATAAAGATGTGAAACGTGTAGGACAACATCGGAATTTTATGCGAGGTAAGGAAATCTTTACTAAGCTTGCTTGTGCTCAGTGTCACAAATTAGATAAGAACAGCGTGACTCTTGGCAAGAATCTCTCCATCGGTCCGAATCTTGATGAAGTGGTGAAGAAGCATAAGCACGACGCCAAAGCAATCTTGGCAGAAATTCTTGAGCCTTCCCGCAAAATTGAGGATAAGTACAAAACGGTACTGCTCCTGCTGGAAGATGGCCGAAGTCTGAATGGAAATATTGTCGCTGAAGATAAGACTTCGTTGACACTCGTGACAGGGCCTCCGCAAGTGAAGGAGCAGAAGATTCTAAAGAGCGCAATCGAGTTTCAACGTTCCTCGCCTGTCTCGATCATGCCGGCCAACTTGCTGAACACGTTGGACAAAGAACAGATTCTGGATCTGCTGGCGTATGTGATCTCAGGTGGAAATGAAAAAGACGCGGCCTTCCATCATCATCATTGA
- a CDS encoding carbohydrate porin, whose translation MRLKDFVPILILLLVFPAYQAAGAETGDEGAGEPQTNAKPEVIPPDQFKPDQLPIADLHVAQPDDRLLSPWLNKDNGITVTPIYYGELFTNAHGGIATNGSTQYEGLLDLSLDFDFEKMNLAIPGRAALLFQNTHGRGLDQFVGATQLISSIDSYDNITQISELWWQLDFFDEALTFRIGRQDISTEFITMETAGDFINSAFGLSPSAGLPSFPAPSPAIILMTDLSDSVTFKAGMWDAYRSNERGIFSQNGSILYIAEFEYRYTTARNQLPGILSFGVTYETPGEVPAGAIPRSFGYYLQIEQMLYREADSTDDNPQGLSIFAQHYPTETNGYSPFPEIPQDGLAGFAYTGLLRGRDEDVVGAGIGWVELNQGGTDEELMVEVFYKAQINDNLSIQPDLQYINTPSGLYPNALAAGIRFQLDL comes from the coding sequence GTGAGGCTTAAGGACTTCGTTCCCATTCTGATCCTGCTGCTGGTCTTCCCGGCATATCAGGCGGCCGGAGCAGAAACGGGCGATGAAGGAGCAGGGGAGCCGCAGACGAATGCCAAGCCTGAGGTGATTCCCCCCGACCAGTTCAAACCAGACCAGCTACCGATAGCCGACCTGCACGTCGCACAACCAGACGACCGTCTGCTGAGCCCCTGGCTGAACAAGGATAACGGCATCACAGTCACCCCCATCTATTACGGCGAACTCTTTACGAACGCCCACGGCGGCATCGCCACGAACGGCTCGACCCAGTACGAAGGCCTGCTCGATCTGTCGCTCGATTTTGATTTTGAAAAAATGAACCTCGCCATCCCGGGCCGCGCTGCGTTACTCTTTCAAAATACACATGGACGGGGGCTCGATCAGTTTGTCGGTGCCACACAGCTCATCAGCAGCATCGACTCTTACGACAACATCACCCAGATCAGCGAACTCTGGTGGCAACTCGATTTCTTCGACGAAGCGCTCACCTTCCGCATTGGTCGACAGGATATCAGCACTGAATTCATCACCATGGAGACCGCCGGCGATTTTATTAACTCCGCGTTCGGCCTCTCCCCCTCAGCCGGTCTCCCGTCGTTTCCGGCTCCCAGTCCGGCGATTATCCTGATGACCGATCTCAGCGATTCTGTCACCTTCAAAGCCGGCATGTGGGACGCCTATCGCAGTAATGAACGGGGAATCTTCTCTCAAAACGGTTCCATCCTTTACATTGCTGAATTCGAATACCGCTACACGACTGCGCGGAATCAACTCCCCGGCATACTCTCATTCGGCGTCACCTATGAAACCCCGGGTGAAGTCCCCGCTGGTGCCATCCCCCGATCGTTCGGCTATTACCTGCAGATCGAACAAATGCTGTATCGCGAAGCCGACAGCACAGACGACAACCCGCAGGGGCTCTCAATCTTTGCACAACACTATCCAACCGAGACCAACGGCTATTCCCCATTTCCCGAGATTCCCCAAGACGGCCTGGCCGGCTTTGCTTACACGGGACTGCTTCGCGGCCGCGATGAAGACGTCGTCGGTGCCGGCATCGGCTGGGTCGAACTCAACCAGGGAGGCACCGATGAGGAATTGATGGTCGAAGTCTTCTACAAAGCCCAGATCAACGACAATTTGAGCATCCAACCCGACCTGCAATACATCAACACCCCCAGCGGCCTCTACCCCAACGCCCTCGCAGCCGGCATCCGCTTCCAGCTCGATCTGTAA
- a CDS encoding transposase, with protein MNSPRRKEIRMPGYDYSQAGFYFLTICTQSSLCLFGSVQDGVMNLNHAGEMVQKWWNKVDEKFSEITFHEFVVMPNHLHGIVQINRRDHDMNKDDSPTVAKVVQWFKTMSINEYMRGVKQKGWLQFSKRLWKRNYYEHIIRDEEAYFEIVEYIRTNPQN; from the coding sequence ATGAATTCACCTCGGCGGAAGGAAATTCGAATGCCGGGGTATGATTATTCGCAGGCCGGTTTTTATTTTCTTACAATCTGCACACAAAGTTCTCTGTGCCTGTTTGGTTCGGTTCAAGATGGAGTCATGAACCTCAACCATGCAGGAGAGATGGTTCAAAAATGGTGGAACAAAGTAGATGAAAAATTCTCAGAGATAACATTTCATGAGTTTGTTGTGATGCCGAATCATCTACATGGAATTGTTCAGATTAATCGGAGGGATCATGACATGAACAAGGATGATTCGCCGACTGTCGCAAAAGTTGTTCAATGGTTTAAAACGATGTCGATCAATGAGTATATGCGAGGAGTGAAGCAAAAGGGTTGGTTGCAGTTTTCCAAACGATTGTGGAAACGGAATTATTACGAACACATCATTCGCGACGAAGAAGCGTATTTCGAAATCGTAGAATACATCAGAACCAATCCCCAGAATTGA
- a CDS encoding alpha/beta hydrolase, giving the protein MACPTVRGKTNLTPRETPMKHHWWSLTLMLLLISLSNKSDAVESIQRINDIEYATTPEQRLLLDLYLPEGVKHPPLLVWIHGGAWRAGSKDNMPLTDLVQNGFAVASVEYRLSPVAKFPAQIHDIKAAIRFLRGSAEKYGYNADKIGILGSSAGGHLVALMGVTNGHPQLEGDLGDFDDESSSVQAIVDYYGPTNFMTILPQSTPHGLSVRVPALQLLLGDRPERTPDLAKLASPVFHIDDQDPPLLIIHGDQDPQVPINQSHELHGKYKQHKRKVTFEVIHGAAHGGPEFFDAERMQLVETFLKKHLKK; this is encoded by the coding sequence TTGGCTTGCCCAACAGTGAGAGGAAAAACGAACCTAACACCGAGAGAAACACCGATGAAACATCACTGGTGGAGTCTAACACTGATGCTATTACTAATCTCCCTCTCGAACAAAAGCGATGCCGTGGAATCAATCCAGCGGATCAATGACATCGAATACGCGACCACCCCCGAGCAGCGTCTGCTCCTCGATCTCTATCTACCGGAAGGCGTTAAACACCCGCCGCTGCTCGTCTGGATTCACGGCGGTGCCTGGCGTGCCGGCTCGAAAGACAACATGCCGCTCACCGACCTCGTCCAGAACGGCTTCGCCGTCGCCAGTGTGGAATACCGGCTCTCTCCGGTCGCGAAATTCCCCGCCCAGATTCACGACATCAAAGCCGCCATCCGCTTCCTGCGCGGCTCCGCAGAAAAATACGGCTATAACGCCGACAAAATCGGCATCCTCGGTTCCTCCGCCGGCGGGCATCTTGTGGCACTCATGGGTGTCACCAACGGACATCCACAACTCGAAGGAGACCTCGGCGATTTCGACGACGAATCATCCAGCGTCCAGGCCATCGTCGATTATTATGGCCCCACGAATTTCATGACGATTCTCCCGCAATCCACGCCGCACGGATTGAGCGTCCGCGTCCCCGCACTGCAACTGCTGCTTGGCGACCGCCCCGAACGAACCCCGGACCTCGCTAAACTCGCCAGTCCCGTGTTTCATATTGACGATCAAGACCCGCCGCTGCTGATCATCCACGGCGATCAGGACCCGCAGGTCCCCATCAACCAATCCCACGAACTCCACGGCAAATATAAACAGCACAAACGCAAAGTCACCTTCGAAGTCATCCACGGCGCCGCCCACGGCGGTCCTGAGTTCTTCGACGCCGAACGCATGCAACTCGTCGAAACATTTCTGAAAAAACACCTCAAAAAGTAG
- a CDS encoding SOUL family heme-binding protein: protein MIYLALTAILLVLFFFSWKLTARSAYESAPYTVVESADSFEIRDYPDLMLVMTDSKAQPADKDKRFMKLFRYIQGANQQEQKVSMTTPVFMDPETQNASGKMAFVIPEKTRAAGIPEPTGADVSIQKRKGGRFAVYRFNGRLNKETTMKAEQKLRTWIKEKGLTQSGSMEAAGYDPPWTPGPLRRNEILIRLEQPADMNSKKQDSI from the coding sequence ATGATTTACCTTGCTCTGACTGCAATACTGCTGGTTTTGTTCTTCTTTAGCTGGAAGTTGACCGCCAGAAGTGCATACGAATCAGCCCCGTATACCGTTGTCGAATCCGCGGACTCTTTTGAAATCCGTGACTATCCTGATTTAATGCTGGTGATGACAGACAGCAAAGCACAGCCTGCTGACAAAGACAAACGCTTCATGAAACTGTTCCGTTATATTCAAGGTGCAAACCAGCAGGAACAAAAGGTCTCCATGACAACGCCGGTATTCATGGATCCCGAAACACAGAACGCCAGTGGAAAAATGGCGTTTGTGATTCCTGAAAAAACCAGAGCAGCGGGCATACCAGAGCCAACGGGCGCTGACGTCAGCATTCAAAAACGCAAAGGGGGACGCTTTGCCGTCTATCGCTTTAATGGACGTTTAAATAAAGAAACCACTATGAAAGCAGAGCAGAAATTACGCACATGGATCAAAGAAAAAGGCCTGACTCAATCAGGCAGTATGGAAGCAGCCGGTTACGATCCCCCTTGGACACCGGGCCCTCTCAGGCGTAACGAAATTCTGATTCGCCTGGAACAACCCGCTGATATGAATTCGAAAAAACAGGATTCCATATAA
- a CDS encoding DUF1353 domain-containing protein — MAETDQTVTIMSGPLRTERLSDGSRRLLCDLVVNVRGKEIVVPANFIVDSRSLPRLSQLMIDCSRVDLAGVIHDRLYETGQFTRCETDTIWRLVARSGSSRANWLQAWWGWFLIRLGARFAWDRERKKNRLS, encoded by the coding sequence ATGGCTGAGACAGACCAGACCGTCACGATTATGAGCGGACCACTGCGGACGGAACGCCTTTCGGATGGCAGTCGCCGGTTACTTTGTGATTTGGTTGTGAATGTGCGCGGTAAAGAGATTGTAGTCCCGGCGAATTTCATTGTGGACTCCCGTTCCCTGCCCCGTTTAAGTCAGTTGATGATCGATTGTTCCCGCGTGGATCTGGCGGGAGTGATTCATGACCGGCTGTATGAGACCGGTCAATTTACGCGCTGTGAAACAGATACAATCTGGCGGTTAGTGGCTCGGTCAGGTTCGAGCCGGGCGAATTGGTTACAGGCGTGGTGGGGGTGGTTTCTGATTCGGCTGGGGGCCCGGTTTGCCTGGGATCGTGAGCGGAAGAAGAATCGATTGTCGTGA